The nucleotide sequence CTACacatctccttctcagcctcgacaTTTACCAAGTCAGCTCGAGTGTCTGCTCTCGCTCGTATCGGTCATCATATTGAGCATCTTACCTTCTACTTCCCCCATTCTGAGGCCACTTTCCTTCCTCCACTCATCCATCCAGTTTCTGGTAACGAGATATGCTTCCTATACACTCCTCACACAAGCATGGGCTCTGTTCTCTCTCGGCCCAAGTACGCCAACGCTGAGCTTGGTGACATCCTTACCCAGCAATACCCTCCTCTCTTCCATGCCGCCACCAATGTCCCTAGCTTTATCAACGCCATGCGCAGTCTAACCAACATGCGCCATCTGACTATCAGATGTCCTGGCCAGGATCCTAGAGAGCGATATCGCCGTGACATTGTCGACTATGCTCTCATCAGCTTGCGTATCTCCCTTGAGCGTGCTCCTCTGGAGAAGCTTCGCAAGCTGTCCCTTTCTCAGCTGCACCCTGCGGCTTTCAACTACCTTCGTCACGTCAACGGCTTTGGAACAGTCCCGTCAGCCGGAAGACGCTGGCGCCAGATCAACAAGCTCTCCATCTCGGTAGATGCTTGGGACTTTTATGGAACATCGCCAGGTCGTGACCAtttgaagatcttggacGAATACGTCCGCACATTTGCCCCCAATCTAGAGAAGTTCGCCTTCACATGGCTTGGCCGCAAAGGGCCTTGCCCAGTTGCTCTAGCTTCTGACGCCCTCTTCTCACCGCCCCGTGCCTCTAAGAAACTTTTCCACGAGGTTACATCTCCTATGTCTCCCTTACCTGAGACTCCTGGAAAGGGGGCTATCCACTTCCCGAAACTGCGATACCTTCAAGTTCGCAATGCTGTTATGAATGCCCCTCAGCTCAGCAACTTGATCAACTCACACCGCCCAACAGTCAAAGAATTCGACTTCGAGAGTGTCGTTCTGGCTGATAATGGTAACTGGGACGATGTCCTTGCGCCCATCGACACCGATGATTCCTGGTCTCGAAGCAACAGCATAGCCGCCCAATCAGAATACAGTCTTGTCACGAGCCCCAGCTCAGAACATCTTCCAAGCCCAAGTGCTGCTGTAACTGCCGCTAGTCGTGAGCTTTTCGACATGGACCTCGGTGGCTTCCCTTTCGGCGACATTGAAAACGAAGTCGTTGATGACCCTACTGAAGAGATCACTGCCAGTGAACTGTTTTCTGCCCCTGCATATGAATCAGATGCTGGATTCAGCACAAAACTTAGAAAGAAACGCTCTCGTCGCCGCAGACGCAAGCATCGCAGCAGTGTTGAGGATGCCCCTGAAACACCGTCTCCTTCACCCAAGTCCTCTCAACACTCCCTATCACGCCGCCACAAAACCTCTCGTCCTCGACTCCAACCTTTTCTGGAGGAACAAATCCTCCGCCCCTCAACTCCTGTCCCCAACATCACCGCCCCCATCTTGATCAGTGATCCCCAGCCTGTGCTGCTACAACCCACAACCTATGACCCAACCGCAAGGAGGAATGCCAGTCGAGATCCGGATGAAGGCATTTCTCCCGTGCAGCGCAATATAGAGCAGGAAGAAGCCCACCGTCTTCTGGCTGAAGATGCTGTCGCGAGAGTGAGCGCCTTGCAAAAGGCCAAGGCCGCTGTCC is from Fusarium musae strain F31 chromosome 4, whole genome shotgun sequence and encodes:
- a CDS encoding hypothetical protein (EggNog:ENOG41), producing MASSTEQLFLAILRSDHIKDSLLPHLSSNDLCNIRQSSSACCNLLTKRIFTRLHISFSASTFTKSARVSALARIGHHIEHLTFYFPHSEATFLPPLIHPVSGNEICFLYTPHTSMGSVLSRPKYANAELGDILTQQYPPLFHAATNVPSFINAMRSLTNMRHLTIRCPGQDPRERYRRDIVDYALISLRISLERAPLEKLRKLSLSQLHPAAFNYLRHVNGFGTVPSAGRRWRQINKLSISVDAWDFYGTSPGRDHLKILDEYVRTFAPNLEKFAFTWLGRKGPCPVALASDALFSPPRASKKLFHEVTSPMSPLPETPGKGAIHFPKLRYLQVRNAVMNAPQLSNLINSHRPTVKEFDFESVVLADNGNWDDVLAPIDTDDSWSRSNSIAAQSEYSLVTSPSSEHLPSPSAAVTAASRELFDMDLGGFPFGDIENEVVDDPTEEITASELFSAPAYESDAGFSTKLRKKRSRRRRRKHRSSVEDAPETPSPSPKSSQHSLSRRHKTSRPRLQPFLEEQILRPSTPVPNITAPILISDPQPVLLQPTTYDPTARRNASRDPDEGISPVQRNIEQEEAHRLLAEDAVARVSALQKAKAAVLSKLSREFCHSKKPRVGEANACRFLAGRDIGTAFGPSMVMEDRRALESRSVLVPLMFSRS